In Helianthus annuus cultivar XRQ/B chromosome 9, HanXRQr2.0-SUNRISE, whole genome shotgun sequence, the following are encoded in one genomic region:
- the LOC118482254 gene encoding LRR receptor-like serine/threonine-protein kinase GSO1, with protein MGKMQNAIILFILLISFLEASLGALSNDSFWLLKIKSQFTDPMGVLSNWSPGSNVCTWNGLECSKDQTRVVGINLSNSGLSGSISPDISHLVSLQKIDLSMNFLTGMIPTELGNLQDLQELLLFSNYLTGFIPVEFRLLKKLQVLRIGDNLLTGELIETIGELTELRVLALAYCQFNGTIPSEIGKLKRLQSLHLQANSFSGIIPQEIASCEELEDFAASNNNLEGEIPSSLGELRFLEILNLANNTLSGTIPSELSRLSRLRYLNLFGNRLTGELPIGVIQLPKLQNLDLSRNNLSGNITRFDFNGNNDLEALALSGNSFTGSFPEKLCTRNSKLRNVLLSVNRLSGDFPLALLNCSSLEVLDISDNEFENNIPSEIENLKNLTDLLLNNNSFSGGLPPEIGNLSNLVSLYLFGNMITGEIPAEIGKLQKLSVLYLYENQMSGNIPTELTNCSSLSEIDFFGNHITGVIPETIGKLKNLVFLQLRQNDLSGPVPLSLGYCKKLQTLSLGDNNLSGSLSKTFGYLSELTLLSLYNNSFEGPLPESLFLLKNLTIINISNNRFYGSIYPLLGSNLLSLLDVTNNSFSGPIPSELALSKNLTRIRLAHNHLNGTIPSQFGQLTNLNFLDLSSNNFTGELPLELSNCNKISHFLVSNNQISSTVPQWLGTLKELGELDLSNNVFNGSLPKQVGDCSRLLKLSVNQNKLSGGIPEEIGNLTSLNVLKLQRNNLSGAIPRTLGGCKKLFELRLSENSLTGLIPSELGTLTELQVILDLSKNSLTGEIPVSLSNLVKLERLNLSSNELKGEVPEALGRLTSLHALNLSNNHLEGEIPTTFSRFPPNSFMHNDNLCGPPLTSCRESTRQEKKQLSNTAAAGIVVAIVFSATVICLYLIYLMLRIWCKWKQASISSDDNGGGEKAGKEEKWGDDHHRVIRSDEYWDLNKMTMLPCERSGKDVSSMTTCIFPHSMSRENSMRSLV; from the coding sequence ATGGGTAAAATGCAAAATGCAATCATTTTGTTCATCCTCCTCATTTCTTTTCTAGAAGCTTCACTTGGAGCTCTTTCAAATGATTCATTCTGGCTACTCAAAATTAAATCACAATTCACTGATCCAATGGGGGTGTTAAGCAACTGGTCTCCCGGATCGAATGTATGCACGTGGAACGGCTTGGAATGTTCGAAAGATCAAACGCGTGTCGTGGGTATAAATCTTTCTAACTCGGGTCTCTCGGGATCTATCTCTCCTGATATCTCACACCTTGTTTCACTTCAAAAAATCGATCTTTCCATGAATTTTCTAACCGGTATGATTCCTACCGAGCTTGGGAATCTTCAAGATCTTCAAGAActccttttgttttcaaattatcTCACGGGTTTCATTCCCGTTGAGTTTCGTTTGTTAAAAAAGCTGCAAGTTCTTCGAATTGGAGATAATTTGTTAACCGGAGAACTTATCGAAACTATTGGAGAGTTAACCGAGTTAAGAGTATTAGCACTTGCTTACTGCCAATTTAACGGAACAATTCCATCCGAAATCGGCAAATTAAAGCGTTTACAGTCTCTCCACTTACAAGCCAACAGTTTTTCCGGAATCATTCCACAAGAAATAGCCAGCTGTGAAGAACTCGAAGATTTCGCAGCATCAAACAACAATCTGGAAGGTGAAATACCTTCTTCACTTGGAGAACTTCGGTTTCTAGAGATCTTGAATTTAGCGAATAATACGCTATCAGGAACGATTCCATCCGAGTTATCTCGGCTTTCAAGGTTGAGATACTTGAACCTTTTTGGCAATCGGTTAACCGGTGAACTCCCGATAGGCGTAATCCAACTGCCTAAACTCCAGAATCTTGATCTTTCAAGAAACAATCTTTCGGGAAACATAACTCGTTTCGATTTCAATGGAAACAATGATCTAGAAGCTTTAGCTCTGTCGGGTAATTCGTTCACCGGCAGCTTCCCGGAGAAACTTTGTACCCGAAACTCGAAGTTACGTAACGTTCTCCTCTCGGTAAACCGTCTTTCCGGGGACTTCCCTTTGGCATTGCTAAACTGTTCTTCACTCGAAGTGTTAGACATTTCTGACAACGAATTCGAGAACAATATACCATCTGAGATCGAAAACCTGAAGAACCTCACTGATCTTTTGCTGAACAATAACAGTTTTTCAGGTGGTTTGCCTCCTGAAATCGGAAACTTGAGTAATCTGGTGAGTCTTTATCTGTTTGGCAACATGATCACAGGTGAAATCCCAGCCGAAATCGGAAAGTTACAGAAGCTGAGCGTGCTGTATCTGTACGAGAATCAGATGTCCGGAAACATTCCAACCGAGTTAACAAACTGCTCAAGCTTAAGCGAGATTGATTTTTTCGGGAATCATATTACAGGAGTGATTCCTGAAACAATTGGGAAGCTCAAGAATCTTGTTTTTCTTCAGCTGAGGCAAAATGATCTGTCGGGTCCAGTTCCGTTAAGCTTAGGGTACTGCAAGAAGCTTCAAACGTTATCGTTAGGTGATAATAACCTTTCGGGATCGCTCTCAAAGACGTTTGGATATCTTTCCGAGCTTACGCTTCTTAGTCTTTACAACAATTCGTTCGAAGGCCCGCTTCCAGAATCCTTATTTCTGCTTAAAAACCTCACAATCATAAACATTTCTAACAACAGATTCTACGGTTCAATCTATCCTCTTTTGGGGTCGAACTTGCTGTCGTTGTTAGACGTAACTAACAACAGCTTTTCGGGTCCTATCCCTTCTGAACTAGCCTTGTCAAAGAACCTCACACGTATACGCCTAGCTCATAACCATCTAAACGGCACCATTCCTTCGCAATTCGGTCAACTCACTAACCTCAACTTTCTTGATCTTTCATCCAACAACTTCACAGGAGAGCTGCCACTAGAGCTATCAAACTGCAACAAAATCAGCCATTTTCTAGTCAGCAACAACCAGATATCCAGCACAGTTCCACAATGGCTAGGAACGTTGAAAGAACTCGGAGAGTTGGATCTTTCAAACAACGTTTTCAACGGATCGCTGCCTAAACAGGTAGGAGACTGTTCAAGATTACTCAAACTTTCGGTTAATCAAAACAAACTCTCGGGTGGCATACCCGAAGAGATCGGGAATCTAACGAGCCTCAATGTGTTAAAACTTCAAAGAAACAATCTCTCTGGGGCAATTcctcgaacacttggcgggtgtaAGAAACTATTCGAATTACGCCTGTCCGAAAACTCATTAACCGGGTTGATCCCATCCGAACTCGGCACTCTAACTGAACTCCAAGTGATTCTGGACCTAAGCAAGAACTCTCTCACGGGTGAAATCCCAGTATCCCTATCAAATCTGGTGAAATTAGAAAGATTAAACTTATCATCCAACGAACTTAAGGGTGAAGTTCCAGAGGCACTGGGGAGATTAACAAGTCTCCACGCTCTGAACCTCTCAAACAACCACCTTGAGGGAGAAATCCCAACAACCTTTTCAAGATTCCCACCAAATTCATTCATGCACAACGACAACCTGTGTGGCCCACCACTAACATCATGTCGGGAATCAACCCGACAAGAAAAGAAGCAGCTGTCGAACACAGCGGCTGCTGGGATAGTGGTGGCGATAGTGTTCTCGGCGACGGTTATATGTTTGTATCTGATATATTTGATGCTTAGGATATGGTGTAAATGGAAGCAAGCTTCGATTTCGAGTGATGATAATGGGGGTGGTGAAAAGGCGGGAAAAGAGGAGAAATGGGGTGATGATCATCATCGGGTGATTAGGAGTGATGAGTATTGGGATTTGAATAAGATGACGATGTTGCCGTGTGAACGTTCTGGAAAAGATGTTTCTTCCATGACGACTTGTATTTTTCCTCATAGTATGAGTCGAGAGAACTCCATGAGATCattggtttag